In a single window of the bacterium genome:
- a CDS encoding GNAT family N-acetyltransferase has translation MIHYKKLNINDDQQLMALLKWENDVSIYHLITPVKDRNQKFIPINFDQLKEKCHLEKGKKKYTYLVYDQDKPLGQFSIHIDPAHLYKKINHSSWLGLCIGEKSYWGKGAGQKAMKFFEQESIQLGLKRVELGVFEFNTRAIQFYKKLGYQEIGALENFTYWNGQYWSDIRMEKYL, from the coding sequence ATGATTCATTATAAAAAATTAAACATAAATGATGATCAACAACTCATGGCTTTATTGAAATGGGAAAATGATGTCAGTATATACCATCTTATAACGCCTGTTAAAGACAGAAACCAAAAATTTATTCCCATCAATTTTGACCAGCTTAAAGAGAAGTGTCACTTAGAAAAAGGTAAAAAAAAATATACCTACCTTGTTTATGATCAAGATAAGCCCCTAGGTCAATTTTCTATCCATATAGACCCAGCACATTTGTACAAAAAAATAAATCACAGCAGTTGGTTAGGCTTATGTATTGGAGAAAAAAGCTACTGGGGGAAGGGCGCTGGCCAAAAAGCCATGAAATTCTTTGAGCAAGAGTCTATACAATTGGGCTTAAAAAGAGTGGAATTGGGTGTGTTTGAGTTTAATACTAGGGCAATCCAGTTTTATAAAAAATTGGGTTATCAAGAAATAGGGGCATTAGAAAACTTTACTTATTGGAATGGTCAATATTGGAGTGATATTAGGATGGAAAAGTATTTATGA
- a CDS encoding TIGR00730 family Rossman fold protein, which translates to MKNVTVYLSAYSEDKSMIDLTENLARLMVEQGFCLIFGGSGTGLMKVLADTVLNHKGKVAGISMESLKYVSMSNLTELIIAKDLNERKQLLQKHADAFIALPGGNGTLDEITQAIEEKKQGFHDKPIVFLNHNGFYDPLLAQYNKMKDLGFLPKNKNLDDLFVFVDTDEQAIKYIRDALK; encoded by the coding sequence ATGAAAAATGTTACTGTTTACTTATCCGCTTATTCTGAAGATAAAAGCATGATTGATCTTACAGAAAACCTTGCTAGATTGATGGTTGAGCAAGGGTTTTGCTTGATTTTTGGTGGTTCAGGAACCGGTTTGATGAAAGTGCTAGCAGATACTGTATTAAATCATAAGGGTAAAGTAGCAGGTATTTCAATGGAAAGCCTAAAGTACGTTAGTATGTCTAATTTGACAGAGCTGATTATTGCTAAAGATTTAAATGAGAGAAAGCAACTGCTGCAAAAGCATGCCGATGCTTTTATTGCTTTGCCAGGTGGTAATGGAACTTTAGATGAAATTACGCAGGCTATTGAAGAAAAAAAACAAGGCTTTCATGATAAACCCATCGTTTTTTTAAACCATAATGGTTTTTATGATCCTTTGTTGGCACAATACAATAAAATGAAAGACTTGGGGTTTTTACCCAAGAATAAAAATTTAGATGATTTATTTGTTTTTGTAGATACGGATGAACAAGCTATTAAATATATTCGTGATGCATTAAAATAA
- a CDS encoding DUF3124 domain-containing protein — MRHLLIISFLALSILACQNEDKFSIDTTLVPKSDNFVPLNEAPTRLVHGQKVYVPIYSSIYTHLKKLTHLSAILSIRNISEKDIIVISQVDYYDTNGKLLKKFIDTPFSLQKMSSKDFIIPESDLSGGSGANFVVKWETEKKVSAPIIESVMIGILGTQGFAFTSRAKEIEASF; from the coding sequence ATGAGGCATTTATTAATAATATCTTTTCTAGCATTGAGTATATTGGCCTGCCAGAACGAAGATAAATTTTCAATTGATACTACACTTGTTCCTAAGTCAGATAATTTTGTTCCATTAAATGAAGCTCCAACACGACTCGTTCATGGTCAAAAAGTCTATGTCCCCATATACTCATCTATATACACGCACTTAAAAAAATTGACTCATCTTTCAGCTATTTTAAGTATTAGAAACATCTCAGAAAAAGATATAATTGTTATTTCACAAGTAGACTATTATGATACCAATGGGAAATTATTAAAAAAATTCATAGACACACCCTTTTCTTTACAAAAAATGTCATCCAAAGATTTTATTATTCCTGAATCTGATCTTTCAGGAGGTAGTGGTGCCAACTTTGTTGTAAAATGGGAAACAGAGAAAAAAGTATCTGCTCCCATCATTGAATCAGTCATGATTGGAATTCTAGGCACCCAAGGTTTTGCTTTTACATCTAGAGCTAAAGAAATAGAAGCTAGCTTTTAA
- a CDS encoding tetratricopeptide repeat protein produces the protein MTMDNFYKIAFQHLRKVDDPASLDRGMKMLEGIYEQDPNNTKACFEYAGGWDSIGQEDKAAVYYQKVKMMGVETLPMEDQPCFYVQYGSTLRNLKKFDQANEVFNEGIKVFPDFLAIKLFRALNLYSMGIEQEKNKNYIKKQLTQARHHSVLRYLRSLKKYLELIDC, from the coding sequence ATGACCATGGATAATTTTTACAAGATAGCTTTTCAACATTTGCGTAAAGTGGATGATCCTGCGTCTCTCGATAGAGGTATGAAAATGTTAGAAGGAATATACGAACAAGATCCTAACAACACTAAAGCCTGTTTTGAGTATGCCGGTGGGTGGGATAGTATAGGTCAAGAAGACAAAGCTGCCGTGTACTATCAAAAAGTAAAAATGATGGGGGTTGAAACTTTACCCATGGAGGACCAGCCATGCTTTTATGTTCAATATGGCAGCACTTTAAGAAACCTTAAAAAGTTTGATCAAGCAAATGAAGTTTTCAATGAAGGAATTAAAGTGTTTCCTGATTTCTTAGCCATTAAACTGTTTAGAGCACTTAACTTATATTCTATGGGCATAGAGCAAGAAAAAAATAAAAACTATATTAAAAAGCAATTAACACAAGCCAGACATCACTCTGTCTTAAGGTACCTTCGTTCATTGAAAAAATATTTAGAATTGATTGACTGTTAA
- a CDS encoding DUF2177 family protein, whose translation MVFIDAIWLKYIVGKVFLKHAETVFRQHGIVLWSAAIVYILMTLGLMIFVRPCIIKHQSLLLTFIYGGLFGAIVYGVFDFTNHAILKQWPLNLIVLDLVWGAFLLGSSSLVLKKIIGK comes from the coding sequence ATGGTTTTCATAGATGCCATCTGGCTAAAGTATATTGTAGGTAAAGTTTTTCTTAAACATGCAGAAACAGTTTTTAGACAACATGGTATTGTGCTTTGGTCAGCAGCCATTGTATATATATTAATGACATTGGGTTTGATGATTTTTGTGAGGCCCTGTATCATAAAACATCAGTCTTTACTGTTAACATTTATATATGGGGGCTTGTTTGGTGCCATCGTCTACGGTGTTTTTGATTTTACCAACCACGCAATTTTAAAACAGTGGCCATTAAATCTTATTGTCTTAGATTTAGTCTGGGGAGCTTTTTTACTGGGAAGCAGCAGTCTTGTTTTAAAAAAAATTATAGGCAAATAA
- a CDS encoding MarR family transcriptional regulator: MNHLNSNVDFEIITQLRKLIRAVALFSQEVKSKSGLNASQLACLTELADRGELSFRELSKLIHVSPSSVTKIIDVLERKFFVHRKREGNDRRVIKAVITPKGKQVVEGSPKSMQKKMLQGLSSLSDGIKQQIKADLEQLVMLIDAQDLSSAPVLDAAERLNEELSSSDENMRVKKNIPVNE; the protein is encoded by the coding sequence GTGAATCATTTAAATTCAAATGTTGACTTTGAAATTATTACCCAATTAAGAAAATTAATTAGAGCTGTAGCACTTTTTTCGCAAGAAGTGAAAAGTAAGAGTGGTTTAAATGCTTCCCAGTTAGCCTGTTTGACCGAATTGGCTGACCGAGGTGAGCTTTCTTTCCGCGAGTTGAGTAAGCTTATTCATGTTTCGCCCAGTAGTGTAACAAAAATTATTGATGTTTTAGAACGTAAATTTTTTGTACATAGAAAAAGAGAAGGCAATGATCGTCGAGTTATAAAAGCAGTGATTACTCCGAAGGGTAAACAAGTTGTTGAGGGGTCACCAAAGTCAATGCAAAAAAAAATGTTGCAAGGCTTATCTTCATTGTCCGACGGCATTAAACAGCAGATTAAAGCAGACTTAGAGCAATTAGTTATGCTGATTGATGCTCAAGATCTTTCATCTGCACCAGTATTGGATGCTGCAGAAAGGTTAAATGAAGAGCTTAGCTCTTCAGATGAAAATATGAGGGTAAAAAAGAATATACCCGTCAATGAATAA
- a CDS encoding GNAT family N-acetyltransferase: MNKSLLNTMIKKISPNTTFSEEQVIEIRDFLYQHLDRFGDDKTSILECIHYARDTTSKGGYIYVSIENQKIKGVSIVLKTNMQGFIPPYILVYIAVDKNFRGQGIGKKLIQYIQNDLGEAIALHVEQDNPAFHLYEKLGFKNKYLEMRWFPDGSS, encoded by the coding sequence ATGAATAAATCTTTATTAAATACTATGATTAAAAAAATTAGCCCAAACACTACTTTTTCAGAGGAACAAGTAATAGAAATTAGAGACTTTTTATATCAGCATCTGGATCGTTTTGGTGATGATAAGACATCTATATTAGAGTGTATCCATTATGCTCGAGATACCACTTCTAAAGGTGGGTATATTTATGTTTCTATTGAAAATCAAAAAATAAAAGGTGTTTCGATTGTTCTAAAGACAAATATGCAAGGCTTTATCCCTCCCTATATTTTGGTATATATTGCAGTAGATAAAAACTTTAGAGGGCAAGGAATTGGTAAAAAGCTTATTCAATACATTCAAAATGATTTGGGTGAGGCAATTGCGCTTCATGTAGAACAAGATAACCCAGCTTTTCATCTCTATGAAAAGTTAGGTTTTAAGAACAAGTATTTAGAGATGAGGTGGTTTCCAGATGGCTCGTCTTGA
- a CDS encoding alanine racemase yields the protein MARLEMYRDRLKHNYKQLQKLFTKNKINWAVTTKVLCGNKMFLQEVLDLQPKQICESRVSNLKAIKSLDPEIETIYIKPPSRNAIASVVKYADISLNTELSNIKLLAKEARKQKRVHKIIIMIEMGDLREGVMGNDVIQFYEKTFKLKGIKVIGIGTNLNCLFGVMPSHDKLVQLGLYRQIIELKFKRKLPIISGGSTVTIPLIYRKQLPQSVNHFRVGEALFFGADLFDKKTLPGFFPNVFQLFSEIIELYEKPIVPLGELDEDPRGETHEVNPEDYGKKSYRAILDIGTLDVNPEYLTPEDPDLEIVKASSDMLVVELKKGKQNYVLGSIVRFDIKYMGVLSLMNSRYIEKKVI from the coding sequence ATGGCTCGTCTTGAAATGTATCGTGATCGTTTGAAGCATAATTATAAGCAACTGCAAAAATTATTTACAAAAAATAAGATCAATTGGGCTGTTACCACCAAAGTGTTGTGTGGTAACAAGATGTTTTTACAAGAAGTTTTAGATCTTCAACCCAAGCAAATTTGCGAATCACGAGTGAGTAATCTTAAAGCTATAAAATCACTAGATCCAGAAATAGAAACAATATACATCAAACCTCCATCTAGAAATGCTATAGCATCAGTTGTAAAGTATGCAGATATAAGTTTGAATACGGAACTTTCAAATATCAAGCTACTTGCCAAAGAAGCCCGTAAACAAAAAAGAGTTCATAAAATTATAATCATGATTGAGATGGGAGATTTGCGTGAAGGTGTTATGGGTAATGATGTTATACAATTTTATGAAAAAACCTTTAAGCTTAAAGGGATAAAAGTTATTGGTATTGGGACAAACTTAAACTGTCTTTTTGGAGTGATGCCATCGCATGATAAATTGGTTCAATTGGGTTTGTATCGGCAAATTATAGAACTTAAATTTAAAAGAAAACTACCCATTATATCAGGAGGCAGCACCGTAACCATTCCTCTTATTTATAGAAAGCAACTTCCACAAAGTGTTAACCATTTTAGAGTGGGTGAAGCCTTGTTTTTTGGTGCTGATCTTTTTGATAAAAAAACTTTGCCTGGCTTTTTCCCCAATGTTTTTCAACTTTTTTCTGAAATTATAGAGTTGTATGAAAAACCAATTGTTCCTCTTGGTGAGCTCGATGAAGATCCCAGAGGTGAAACGCATGAAGTTAATCCTGAAGACTATGGTAAAAAATCCTATCGAGCAATTTTGGATATTGGAACGCTGGATGTTAACCCAGAATATTTAACGCCTGAAGATCCAGACTTGGAAATTGTTAAAGCCAGTTCTGATATGTTGGTAGTAGAACTTAAAAAAGGAAAGCAAAATTACGTTCTGGGTAGTATTGTAAGGTTTGATATAAAGTACATGGGGGTTCTGAGTTTGATGAACTCTCGATATATAGAAAAAAAAGTCATTTGA
- the alr gene encoding alanine racemase → MICTSYIELDSLHYAQNIKFIKKLAGMKTNVCAVIKGNAYGHGASEIAIMAQKNHINTLAVFSAQEAFQVLRAIDRHKTRLIIMGNLDASEIDWALENNIELFVHDLHSFNLIQVAARKLNKKALIHLEIETGMNRFGLESSDLEIIAKLYKNQQNSVRIEGLCTHYSGAESISNFERVKSQIKQYDKLSKIFLPQLGSSITKHTACSAAMIRFPKTRYDMVRIGILQYGLWPSQETRIDYSVKKNKDINPLSPVLSWKTKVLSLKKVSKGQFIGYGTSYQASEDKHLAIIPVGYANGFSRSLSNQGIVLIRGKRAPVTGIVNMNVVSVDVTKIPEVCIGDDVTLIGKDGEEEISIASFADYSSQLNYELLTRLPSDIPRIIK, encoded by the coding sequence ATGATATGTACGTCTTATATTGAGCTAGACTCTTTACACTACGCTCAAAACATTAAATTTATAAAAAAACTTGCTGGCATGAAAACCAATGTATGTGCAGTTATCAAAGGCAATGCTTATGGTCATGGTGCCAGTGAAATAGCTATCATGGCGCAAAAAAATCATATCAATACACTGGCCGTTTTTAGTGCTCAGGAAGCTTTTCAAGTTCTCAGAGCCATTGACCGTCATAAAACCCGTTTAATTATTATGGGAAACCTTGATGCTTCTGAAATAGACTGGGCTTTAGAAAATAATATTGAGCTTTTTGTTCATGATCTTCATAGCTTTAATCTTATTCAAGTTGCTGCTAGAAAACTAAATAAAAAAGCATTAATTCACCTTGAAATTGAAACAGGAATGAATCGCTTTGGTTTGGAATCATCAGACCTTGAGATAATAGCTAAACTTTACAAAAATCAACAAAACTCAGTGCGAATAGAAGGTTTGTGTACACATTATTCAGGTGCAGAGTCTATTTCTAATTTTGAACGCGTTAAATCACAAATTAAACAGTATGATAAATTATCCAAAATTTTCTTGCCTCAACTTGGCTCATCAATCACAAAACATACAGCTTGCTCAGCAGCCATGATTCGCTTTCCAAAAACACGCTACGATATGGTTCGCATTGGAATATTGCAATACGGTCTCTGGCCTAGTCAGGAAACTCGCATTGATTATTCAGTTAAAAAAAATAAAGATATCAATCCCCTTTCGCCTGTTTTAAGTTGGAAAACCAAAGTCTTATCGCTTAAAAAAGTCTCTAAAGGTCAATTTATAGGCTATGGAACATCATACCAAGCCAGTGAAGATAAACACCTTGCTATTATTCCTGTTGGTTATGCCAATGGGTTTTCAAGAAGTTTAAGCAACCAAGGCATTGTGCTTATTCGAGGTAAACGTGCTCCTGTTACGGGTATTGTCAATATGAATGTTGTTTCTGTCGATGTCACAAAGATACCCGAAGTTTGTATTGGTGATGATGTTACTTTGATTGGAAAAGATGGTGAAGAAGAAATATCTATCGCTTCATTTGCAGATTACAGTAGCCAACTTAATTACGAACTACTAACTCGCTTACCTTCGGACATACCCAGAATCATCAAATGA
- a CDS encoding amidohydrolase, with translation MKSIEKLIKLRHDLHQHAELSHQEKKTQAVLKEFLKPYAPKIIPLTDGKAFLAEFDSGQPGPNIVFRADLDALPIKETIELTYSSKNKNISHKCGHDGHMTLVASLAQAWQEQNKKIGKLGLLFQHAEEQGEGAIEIVKDEAFKQWQADMIFGFHNIPGIAEQTVVCIKDTFACTSKGIKFIYSGKTSHAGEPHLSRSPMPALLDLYNKALDSVSDAFDDNFFLATPVFFNLGHENYGISPGNGCAAFTLRSKHSNILKKKESQLIEHAKYLAKMHKLTLDIESKEYFPATTINSKLIPLIDAAATATQLKVHNKDFPYLWSEDFGHYTQALSGIYFGLGVGCEVSELHSPFYNFNDDVIEPYSKFLKQLWVVAMNQYKR, from the coding sequence GCATCAACATGCTGAGCTGTCTCACCAAGAAAAAAAAACACAAGCTGTGCTCAAAGAATTTTTAAAGCCTTATGCTCCTAAAATAATTCCTTTGACTGATGGCAAAGCATTTTTGGCTGAGTTTGATTCAGGACAGCCAGGGCCTAATATTGTTTTTCGTGCAGACCTAGATGCGCTTCCTATAAAGGAAACTATTGAGCTAACGTACAGCTCAAAAAATAAAAACATCTCACACAAATGTGGGCACGACGGCCACATGACTCTGGTAGCCTCTCTTGCTCAGGCATGGCAAGAACAAAATAAAAAAATAGGCAAATTAGGTTTATTGTTTCAACATGCAGAAGAACAAGGTGAAGGTGCTATAGAAATTGTCAAAGATGAGGCATTTAAACAATGGCAAGCCGATATGATTTTTGGTTTTCATAATATTCCCGGTATAGCGGAACAAACTGTTGTTTGCATAAAAGATACTTTTGCATGCACATCAAAAGGAATTAAATTTATATATTCAGGTAAAACGTCTCATGCTGGGGAACCTCACTTATCTCGTTCGCCAATGCCGGCTTTGCTTGATTTGTATAATAAAGCTCTCGATAGTGTCAGCGATGCATTCGATGACAACTTTTTCTTAGCCACACCTGTTTTTTTTAATCTTGGCCATGAAAACTATGGCATCAGCCCTGGAAATGGCTGTGCGGCTTTTACATTGAGAAGTAAACATAGCAACATATTAAAAAAGAAAGAATCTCAACTGATTGAGCATGCAAAATATCTGGCAAAAATGCATAAGCTCACTTTAGACATTGAAAGCAAAGAATATTTCCCTGCAACAACCATAAACTCAAAGCTTATCCCTTTAATTGATGCCGCAGCTACAGCAACACAACTGAAAGTTCACAATAAAGATTTTCCTTATTTATGGTCTGAAGATTTTGGCCACTACACACAAGCATTATCAGGTATTTATTTTGGTTTAGGAGTTGGTTGTGAGGTTAGTGAACTCCACAGTCCCTTCTATAACTTTAATGATGATGTTATTGAGCCTTACAGTAAATTCCTGAAACAGCTATGGGTGGTTGCTATGAATCAATACAAGCGTTAA